A genome region from Triplophysa rosa linkage group LG24, Trosa_1v2, whole genome shotgun sequence includes the following:
- the si:dkey-222f8.3 gene encoding poly(U)-specific endoribonuclease-C-like, with translation MARSQGINKELSNVMNEMWKLDVNRMRPGIDYIINLQGKAGFVSEGSNHARDRARAPLFSYVNEDKLKSMDTYAHFIKLLDNYEMSTGVAEQVTNEELQENNLFLEAILKTEVMKCAHRYLVSKGRAPSDPAQFKRQLYDMWFRLYHRDRNGGEDSCGFEHVFVGETKYGKEIMGLHNWVQFYLQEKHNHVDYKGYKARDNKDTPDEDDHVLNLQFSWNGLVKPVGSCFIGVSPEFEVALFTIVFLLSDERVTNVTVKVDEYLMVIVVYRHGRSIGTSYPKMISSNNRDL, from the exons ATGGCCCGAAG TCAAGGCATCAATAAAGAGCTCTCAAATGTGATGAATGAGATGTGGAAGTTAGATGTCAACCGCATGAGACCTGGAATAGATTATATAATCAACCTGCAG GGGAAGGCTGGCTTTGTTTCTGAGGGCAGTAATCACGCAAGGGACCGCGCTAGAGCTCCCCTGTTCTCATATGTCAACGAAGACAAGCTCAAAAGCATGGATACTTATGCCC ACTTTATAAAACTGTTGGACAATTATGAGATGTCTACAGGAGTGGCTGAGCAGGTGACAAATGAGGAACTTCAGGAGAACAATCTTTTCCTGGAAGCCATTTTGAAGACAGAAGTCATGAAG TGTGCCCACAGATACTTAGTAAGCAAAGGTCGAGCTCCGTCGGACCCAGCTCAGTTTAAAAGGCAACTCTATGACATGTGGTTTAGGCTCTATCACAGAGACAGAAATGGAGG TGAGGATTCCTGTGGGTTTGAACACGTGTTTGTTGGCGAAACCAAGTATGGTAAGGAGATCATGGGCCTCCATAATTGGGTCCAGTTCTATCTCCAGGAGAAACACAATCATGTGGACTACAAAGGATACAAGGCCAGAGATAACAAGGATACg CCTGATGAGGACGATCATGTCTTGAACCTGCAGTTCAGCTGGAACGGTCTGGTCAAGCCTGTGGGCAGTTGTTTCATTGGCGTCAGCCCGGAGTTTGAGGTGGCTCTCTTTACTATTGTCTTTCTCCTGTCTGATGAACGCGTGACTAATGTTACGGTGAAGGTGGACGAGTATCTGATGGTGATTGTGGTGTACAGACACGGGCGCTCCATCGGAACATCATACCCCAAAATGATCAGCAGCAACAATCGGGATCTCTAG